A single region of the Nocardioides aurantiacus genome encodes:
- a CDS encoding 1,4-dihydroxy-2-naphthoyl-CoA synthase yields the protein MSAIEGVSEIFDPAAWDEVPGFEDLTDLTYHRARAHGTVRVAFDRPDVLNAFRPHTVDELLRVLEHARTTADVGCVLLTGNGPGERHGKWAFCTGGDQRIRGRAGYQYEDGTAGATSDARTPADQARLGRLHILEVQRLIRFMPKVVICVVPGWTAGGGHSLHVVCDLTLASAEEARFKQTDADVGSFDGGFGSAYLARQVGQKVAREIFFLGQEYSAEDGVRMGAVNRAVSHAELEQVALEWGRLVNGKSPTAQRMLKYAFNAVDDGLVGQQLFAGETTRLAYMTDEAQEGRDQFLEKREPDWSPFPWYY from the coding sequence ATGAGTGCGATCGAGGGCGTCAGCGAGATCTTCGACCCGGCGGCGTGGGACGAGGTGCCCGGCTTCGAGGACCTGACCGACCTGACCTACCACCGGGCCCGCGCCCACGGCACCGTCCGGGTGGCCTTCGACCGGCCCGACGTGCTCAACGCCTTCCGGCCCCACACCGTCGACGAGCTGCTGCGGGTGCTCGAGCACGCGCGCACCACCGCCGACGTCGGCTGCGTGCTCCTGACGGGCAACGGACCGGGCGAGCGCCACGGCAAGTGGGCCTTCTGCACCGGCGGCGACCAGCGGATCCGCGGTCGGGCGGGCTACCAGTACGAGGACGGCACCGCCGGCGCCACCAGCGACGCCCGCACCCCGGCCGACCAGGCCCGCCTCGGCCGGCTGCACATCCTGGAGGTGCAGCGCCTGATCCGGTTCATGCCCAAGGTCGTCATCTGCGTCGTCCCCGGCTGGACGGCCGGCGGCGGCCACTCGCTCCACGTCGTCTGCGACCTGACGCTGGCCAGCGCCGAGGAGGCGCGCTTCAAGCAGACCGACGCCGACGTCGGGTCCTTCGACGGCGGCTTCGGGTCGGCGTACCTCGCCCGGCAGGTGGGCCAGAAGGTCGCCCGCGAGATCTTCTTCCTGGGCCAGGAGTACTCCGCCGAGGACGGGGTGCGGATGGGCGCGGTCAACCGCGCCGTGTCGCACGCCGAGCTCGAGCAGGTCGCGCTGGAGTGGGGCCGGCTGGTCAACGGCAAGAGCCCGACGGCGCAGCGGATGCTGAAGTACGCCTTCAACGCCGTCGACGACGGCCTGGTCGGCCAGCAGCTCTTCGCCGGGGAGACCACGCGGCTGGCGTACATGACCGACGAGGCGCAGGAGGGACGCGACCAGTTCCTGGAGAAGCGGGAGCCCGACTGGAGCCCCTTCCCCTGGTACTACTGA
- a CDS encoding nitroreductase family deazaflavin-dependent oxidoreductase, which yields MAITGEYVPSKAQWVREQVEQFEASNGQEANTLPGTDYPIVVITNVGAKSGYVRKTPLMRVERDGVYVAIASKGGAPEHPEWYFNFLAHPEVELQDGAERKTYRAELVEGEERDDLWRLSVDTWSTYASYQEKTDRQIPVFKLTPVD from the coding sequence ATGGCGATCACCGGCGAGTACGTCCCCAGCAAGGCCCAGTGGGTCCGTGAGCAGGTCGAGCAGTTCGAGGCGAGCAACGGCCAGGAGGCCAACACCCTGCCCGGCACCGACTACCCCATCGTGGTCATCACCAACGTCGGCGCGAAGTCCGGCTACGTCCGCAAGACGCCGCTGATGCGGGTCGAGCGCGACGGCGTCTACGTCGCCATCGCCTCCAAGGGCGGGGCGCCGGAGCACCCGGAGTGGTACTTCAACTTCCTGGCCCACCCCGAGGTCGAGCTGCAGGACGGCGCGGAGAGGAAGACCTACCGCGCCGAGCTGGTCGAGGGCGAGGAGCGCGACGACCTGTGGCGGCTCTCGGTCGACACGTGGTCGACCTACGCGTCGTACCAGGAGAAGACCGACCGGCAGATCCCCGTCTTCAAGCTCACCCCCGTCGACTGA
- a CDS encoding amino acid-binding protein, whose translation MSYLLRVALPDVPGSLGRLASAIGTAGGNIDAIEIVERTADGRAVDDVFLAADHGVMPDSIISACTALEGVDVLWISHYGAGSNLTRDLEVVEAMTSEPARAPDTLVDLLPATFVVDWAARVRRKGDGGELVHGSSAAPSRIPPDIRWPADLERGALIEVPEELGEMLVAGCALGRAEMIVMVRRGGPEILPSEIARLSHLAALAQSISR comes from the coding sequence ATGTCGTACCTGCTGCGCGTGGCGCTGCCGGACGTGCCCGGGTCGCTGGGCCGCCTGGCGTCGGCGATCGGTACGGCGGGGGGCAACATCGACGCCATCGAGATCGTCGAGCGCACCGCCGACGGTCGTGCCGTCGACGACGTCTTCCTCGCCGCCGACCACGGGGTGATGCCCGACAGCATCATCTCGGCCTGCACGGCCCTGGAGGGCGTGGACGTGCTGTGGATCTCGCACTACGGCGCCGGCTCCAACCTCACCCGCGACCTCGAGGTCGTCGAGGCGATGACCTCCGAGCCCGCGCGGGCGCCCGACACCCTGGTCGACCTGCTGCCGGCGACCTTCGTGGTCGACTGGGCCGCGCGGGTGCGGCGCAAGGGCGACGGCGGCGAGCTGGTGCACGGCTCCTCGGCAGCACCCTCGCGGATCCCGCCCGACATCCGCTGGCCGGCCGACCTGGAGCGCGGCGCGCTGATCGAGGTGCCCGAGGAGCTCGGCGAGATGCTGGTCGCCGGCTGCGCGCTGGGCCGCGCCGAGATGATCGTCATGGTCCGGCGCGGCGGCCCGGAGATCCTGCCCTCGGAGATCGCCCGGCTCAGTCACCTCGCGGCGCTGGCGCAGTCGATCTCGCGCTAG
- a CDS encoding NAD(P)H-binding protein produces MSIVLVTGATGFIGKRLVPALIEQGHEVRAMTRRPQQYDGPGTPVGGNTDERDSLDEPLAGVEVAYYLVHSLDDADFERKDAQAARNFAAAAAAAGVRQIVYMGGLGDDGDLSAHLRSRREVESLLAETGVPVTVLRAAIVVGHGGISWEITRQLVKNLPAMIVPKWAATRTQPIALDDVVRYLAGVADQDLALGRTFEVGGPDQLTYIDMLRVAAEIETGRRVPIVKVPVLSPGLSSRWLALVTDVDVTTGRNLIDSMGIEVVVREQTIREVVPGEPLGYEEAVRRAVSDRAAAEKDA; encoded by the coding sequence ATGAGCATCGTCCTCGTGACCGGCGCGACCGGCTTCATCGGCAAGCGCCTGGTGCCGGCGCTGATCGAGCAGGGCCACGAGGTCCGAGCCATGACCCGCCGCCCCCAGCAGTACGACGGCCCGGGCACGCCCGTGGGAGGCAACACCGACGAGCGCGACTCGCTCGACGAGCCGCTCGCGGGGGTGGAGGTCGCCTACTACCTCGTGCACTCCCTCGACGACGCCGACTTCGAGCGCAAGGACGCCCAGGCGGCACGCAACTTCGCCGCTGCGGCCGCCGCCGCCGGGGTCCGCCAGATCGTCTACATGGGCGGCCTCGGCGACGACGGCGACCTGTCGGCCCACCTGCGCTCGCGCCGCGAGGTCGAGTCGCTGCTGGCCGAGACCGGGGTGCCGGTGACGGTGCTTCGCGCGGCGATCGTGGTCGGCCACGGCGGCATCTCGTGGGAGATCACCCGGCAGCTGGTCAAGAACCTGCCCGCGATGATCGTGCCGAAGTGGGCCGCCACCCGCACCCAGCCGATCGCGCTCGACGACGTGGTCCGCTACCTCGCCGGGGTCGCCGACCAGGACCTCGCCCTCGGCCGCACCTTCGAGGTGGGCGGGCCCGACCAGCTGACCTACATCGACATGCTGCGCGTGGCCGCCGAGATCGAGACCGGCCGCCGGGTCCCGATCGTCAAGGTGCCGGTGCTCAGCCCCGGGCTGTCCTCGCGCTGGCTGGCGCTGGTGACCGACGTCGACGTCACCACCGGCCGCAACCTGATCGACTCGATGGGCATCGAGGTGGTGGTCCGCGAGCAGACGATCCGCGAGGTCGTGCCCGGCGAGCCGCTCGGCTACGAGGAGGCCGTACGCCGCGCCGTGAGCGACCGCGCGGCCGCCGAGAAGGACGCCTGA
- a CDS encoding CPBP family intramembrane glutamic endopeptidase has translation MRSVRGLRTTLRTNLWDMTPRDHRQSDREFRRRQVVSVVVVLVGAVVLGYTLGFIEPTDSNRFYAATAILAGVWTVGAFTSGPLHLGRIGVPSDPDTHAPRPIVQPFLLGAALVLVFVAGSFLIRAVPFLDENLTPFIQTVLEYAREGNAWILLVVTVLNGIAEELFFRGAMYAAIRKHQVAITTVAYTVATLATGNVMLGFAAIVLGVIVGLQRRATGGILAPIITHLTWSVSMLYLLPLIFLGTAT, from the coding sequence ATGCGTTCAGTCCGGGGTCTGCGCACCACGCTGCGCACCAACCTCTGGGACATGACACCGCGCGACCACCGGCAGTCCGACCGGGAGTTCCGCCGTCGTCAGGTCGTCAGCGTGGTCGTGGTGCTGGTCGGCGCCGTCGTGCTGGGCTACACGCTCGGCTTCATCGAGCCCACCGACAGCAACCGCTTCTACGCCGCCACCGCGATCCTGGCCGGGGTCTGGACCGTGGGGGCGTTCACCTCGGGGCCGCTGCACCTGGGACGCATCGGGGTGCCCTCGGACCCCGACACCCACGCCCCACGCCCCATCGTGCAGCCGTTCCTGCTCGGGGCCGCGCTGGTGCTCGTCTTCGTGGCCGGCTCGTTCCTGATCCGGGCGGTGCCGTTCCTCGACGAGAACCTGACGCCGTTCATCCAGACCGTCCTGGAGTACGCCCGCGAGGGCAACGCCTGGATCCTGCTGGTGGTGACCGTGCTCAACGGCATCGCCGAGGAGCTGTTCTTCCGCGGGGCGATGTACGCCGCGATCCGCAAGCACCAGGTGGCGATCACGACGGTGGCCTACACCGTCGCGACGCTGGCCACCGGCAACGTGATGCTGGGCTTCGCCGCCATCGTCCTGGGCGTGATCGTGGGCCTGCAGCGCCGGGCCACCGGCGGCATCCTGGCGCCCATCATCACGCACCTGACCTGGTCGGTCTCGATGCTCTACCTGCTGCCGCTGATCTTCCTCGGCACGGCGACCTGA
- a CDS encoding cryptochrome/photolyase family protein has translation MTSIMWFRRDLRLRDNPALRAAAADGPVLGLFVLDPVLWRTAGHSRRAWLAANLRSLDDSMGGRLCVRIGDPASLVPSLAKEVGAERVHVTNDSTPYALRRDRAVVDALPDGVEGVATGTPYAVPPGTVKNGSGNPYKVFTPFSRAWRDVGWDDPVQAPRGVDWVDHDDDQRVAARFDKALDEAPESMPTAGEDAAWRRARSFLEHDVADYDDARDDPGADRTSRLSAYLKYGVLHPRQLLAETQGRGGSGARTFDTELCWRDFYADVLHHNPRSSWHDLNPVNALTYDDPDDDVEAWKQGRTGFPIVDAGMRQLLHEGWMHNRVRMITASFLTKDLHVWWPVGARHFLDHLLDGDIASNNHGWQWVAGTGTDPSPYFRVFNPVTQGLKFDAAGDYVRRWVPELRHLEGKRAHEPWDAEDGYAHDYPRRIVDHAEERKEALERYGRGRD, from the coding sequence ATGACCTCGATCATGTGGTTCCGGCGCGACCTGCGGCTGCGCGACAACCCGGCGCTGCGCGCTGCCGCGGCCGACGGGCCCGTCCTGGGGCTGTTCGTGCTCGACCCCGTGCTGTGGCGCACCGCCGGGCACTCCCGGCGGGCCTGGCTCGCCGCCAACCTGCGCTCCCTCGACGACTCCATGGGGGGTCGCCTGTGCGTCCGCATCGGCGACCCCGCCTCCCTGGTGCCGTCGCTGGCGAAGGAGGTCGGGGCCGAGCGGGTCCACGTCACCAACGACTCGACCCCCTACGCCCTGCGGCGCGACCGGGCGGTGGTCGACGCGCTGCCCGACGGCGTCGAGGGCGTCGCGACCGGCACGCCGTACGCCGTGCCGCCCGGCACCGTGAAGAACGGCTCGGGCAACCCCTACAAGGTCTTCACCCCCTTCAGCCGGGCCTGGCGCGACGTCGGGTGGGACGACCCGGTCCAGGCGCCCCGCGGCGTGGACTGGGTCGACCACGACGACGACCAGCGCGTGGCCGCCCGCTTCGACAAGGCGCTCGACGAGGCGCCGGAGTCGATGCCGACCGCCGGTGAGGACGCCGCCTGGCGCCGGGCGCGGTCGTTCCTCGAGCACGACGTCGCCGACTACGACGACGCGCGCGACGACCCGGGCGCCGACCGCACCTCGCGGCTCTCGGCCTACCTCAAGTACGGCGTGCTGCACCCCCGCCAGCTGCTCGCCGAGACCCAGGGCCGGGGCGGCTCGGGGGCGCGGACCTTCGACACCGAGCTGTGCTGGCGCGACTTCTACGCCGACGTGCTGCACCACAACCCACGCTCGTCGTGGCACGACCTCAACCCCGTCAACGCGCTGACCTACGACGACCCGGACGACGACGTGGAGGCCTGGAAGCAGGGGCGCACCGGGTTCCCGATCGTGGACGCGGGGATGCGGCAGCTGCTGCACGAGGGCTGGATGCACAACCGGGTGCGGATGATCACCGCCAGCTTCCTGACCAAGGACCTCCACGTGTGGTGGCCGGTCGGCGCCCGGCACTTCCTGGACCACCTGCTCGACGGCGACATCGCGTCGAACAACCACGGCTGGCAGTGGGTGGCCGGCACCGGCACCGACCCCTCGCCGTACTTCCGGGTCTTCAACCCCGTCACCCAGGGCCTGAAGTTCGACGCGGCCGGCGACTACGTCCGCCGCTGGGTCCCCGAGCTGCGCCACCTGGAGGGCAAGCGGGCCCACGAGCCCTGGGACGCCGAGGACGGCTACGCCCACGACTACCCGCGGCGCATCGTCGACCACGCCGAGGAGCGCAAGGAGGCGCTGGAGCGCTACGGCCGCGGCCGCGACTGA
- the thpR gene encoding RNA 2',3'-cyclic phosphodiesterase has product MFVAVLPPPEVLEHLEEFLAPRQEARVEGRPWRWTPVAQWHVTLAFMEDVPDRALDTLVERLAVAASRRRPVQARLAGGGAFPDPSRAKLLFAGIETDPVELERMATGARHAAAGAGVEVDGQRFRPHLTVARIARAVEATRWLRVLDTYAGPTWTVEEVVLVASHLGEGPGGRARHEVVGTCPLGAREGQSRPRP; this is encoded by the coding sequence ATGTTCGTCGCCGTGCTGCCGCCGCCCGAGGTGCTGGAGCACCTCGAGGAGTTCCTGGCCCCGCGGCAGGAGGCTCGTGTCGAGGGGCGCCCGTGGCGCTGGACCCCGGTGGCGCAGTGGCACGTCACCCTGGCGTTCATGGAGGACGTGCCCGACCGGGCCCTCGACACGCTGGTCGAGCGGCTCGCGGTGGCGGCCTCGCGCCGCCGGCCGGTCCAGGCGCGGCTCGCCGGCGGCGGGGCGTTCCCGGACCCCTCGCGCGCCAAGCTGCTGTTCGCCGGCATCGAGACCGACCCGGTCGAGCTGGAGCGGATGGCGACCGGTGCCCGTCACGCGGCCGCGGGGGCCGGCGTCGAGGTCGACGGCCAGCGGTTCCGGCCCCACCTCACCGTCGCGCGGATCGCCCGGGCGGTGGAGGCCACCCGGTGGCTCCGCGTGCTGGACACCTACGCCGGCCCGACCTGGACCGTCGAGGAGGTGGTGCTGGTGGCCTCGCACCTGGGCGAGGGCCCGGGCGGCAGGGCCCGCCACGAGGTGGTCGGGACGTGCCCGCTGGGTGCGCGCGAGGGTCAGTCGCGGCCGCGGCCGTAG
- the glgX gene encoding glycogen debranching protein GlgX yields the protein MEIWPGKAYPLGATFDGSGTNFALFSEVAERVELCLFQVAANGGVEEKRIELTEVDAYVWHCYLPTVQPGQRYGYRVHGPWDPENGLRCNPNKLLLDPYAKATAGEIDWDQSLFGYDFDDPESRNDDDSAEHMTHGVVINPFFDWEGDRALAIPYNESVIYEAHVKGMTQLHPDVPEELRGTYAGLAHPAVTSHLKRLGITAIELMPVHQFVQDNTLLEKGLRNYWGYNTLAFLAPHASYAATGDLGQQVQEFKQMVKSMHQAGIEVILDVVYNHTAEGNHLGPTLSFKGIDNPAYYRLVDDDQQYYMDYTGTGNTLNVRHPHSLQLIMDSLRYWVTEMHVDGFRFDLAAALAREFYDVDRLATFFELVQQDPIVSQVKLIAEPWDVGPGGYQVGNFPPQWTEWNGAYRDTVRDFWRGEPDLGDFASRLAGSSDFYENSGRRPFASINFVTAHDGFTLADLVSYNEKHNDANGEDNNDGESHNRSWNHGAEGPTDDPEVRALRARDQRNVLATLLLSQGVPMILHGDEMGRSQDGNNNTYAQDSEISWMHWDAADKPLIDFTAALIRLRLRHPTFRRKQFFTGEAVNDGERLDDIVWLHPDGRVMEDGDWSNGLRSVGMYLNGNGIAGRDSRGNPVVDDDFLLFFNVGEAVTLTLPSQEYSPAWDVVVDTGGVADSGRTYAAGGTVELHERSVLVLREHHEPEGEPDHSVAASLAVQGGGASNIDTRENAPLAGPGQQAGSLL from the coding sequence GTGGAGATCTGGCCCGGCAAGGCCTACCCCCTGGGGGCGACGTTCGACGGCAGCGGCACCAACTTCGCGCTGTTCAGCGAGGTGGCCGAGCGCGTCGAGCTGTGCCTGTTCCAGGTGGCCGCGAACGGCGGTGTCGAGGAGAAGCGCATCGAGCTGACCGAGGTCGACGCCTACGTGTGGCACTGCTACCTGCCCACCGTGCAGCCCGGCCAGCGCTACGGCTACCGCGTGCACGGGCCGTGGGACCCCGAGAACGGCCTGCGCTGCAACCCGAACAAGCTGCTGCTCGACCCCTACGCCAAGGCCACCGCCGGCGAGATCGACTGGGACCAGTCGCTGTTCGGCTACGACTTCGACGACCCCGAGTCGCGCAATGACGACGACTCCGCCGAGCACATGACGCACGGCGTGGTCATCAACCCGTTCTTCGACTGGGAGGGCGACCGCGCGCTCGCGATCCCCTACAACGAGTCGGTCATCTACGAGGCCCACGTCAAGGGCATGACCCAGCTGCACCCCGACGTGCCCGAGGAGCTGCGCGGCACCTACGCCGGCCTCGCGCACCCGGCCGTCACCAGCCACCTCAAGCGGCTCGGCATCACCGCGATCGAGCTGATGCCGGTCCACCAGTTCGTGCAGGACAACACCCTGCTCGAGAAGGGGCTGCGCAACTACTGGGGCTACAACACCCTGGCCTTCCTCGCCCCGCACGCGTCGTACGCCGCGACGGGCGACCTGGGCCAGCAGGTCCAGGAGTTCAAGCAGATGGTGAAGTCGATGCACCAGGCGGGCATCGAGGTCATCCTCGACGTGGTCTACAACCACACCGCCGAGGGCAACCACCTGGGGCCGACGCTCAGCTTCAAGGGCATCGACAACCCGGCGTACTACCGCCTCGTCGACGACGACCAGCAGTACTACATGGACTACACCGGCACCGGGAACACCCTCAACGTGCGGCACCCGCACTCGCTGCAGCTGATCATGGACTCGCTGCGCTACTGGGTGACCGAGATGCACGTCGACGGCTTCCGCTTCGACCTCGCCGCCGCCCTGGCCCGCGAGTTCTACGACGTGGACCGGCTCGCGACCTTCTTCGAGCTCGTCCAGCAGGACCCGATCGTGAGCCAGGTCAAGCTCATCGCCGAGCCCTGGGACGTCGGCCCCGGCGGCTACCAGGTCGGCAACTTCCCGCCCCAGTGGACCGAGTGGAACGGCGCCTACCGCGACACCGTCCGCGACTTCTGGCGCGGCGAGCCCGACCTCGGGGACTTCGCCTCCCGCCTCGCGGGCTCCTCGGACTTCTACGAGAACTCCGGACGACGCCCCTTCGCCAGCATCAACTTCGTCACCGCCCACGACGGCTTCACCCTGGCCGACCTGGTGTCCTACAACGAGAAGCACAACGACGCCAACGGCGAGGACAACAACGACGGCGAGAGCCACAACCGCTCCTGGAACCACGGCGCGGAGGGCCCGACCGACGACCCGGAGGTCCGGGCGCTGCGGGCCCGCGACCAGCGCAACGTGCTCGCGACGCTGCTGCTCAGCCAGGGCGTGCCGATGATCCTCCACGGCGACGAGATGGGCCGCAGCCAGGACGGCAACAACAACACCTACGCCCAGGACTCCGAGATCTCCTGGATGCACTGGGACGCCGCCGACAAGCCGCTCATCGACTTCACCGCGGCGCTGATCCGGCTGCGGCTGCGGCACCCGACGTTCCGCCGCAAGCAGTTCTTCACCGGCGAGGCGGTCAACGACGGCGAGCGCCTCGACGACATCGTCTGGCTGCACCCCGACGGCCGCGTCATGGAGGACGGCGACTGGAGCAACGGGCTGCGCAGCGTCGGGATGTACCTCAACGGCAACGGCATCGCCGGGCGAGACTCCCGCGGCAACCCGGTCGTCGACGACGACTTCCTGCTGTTCTTCAACGTCGGCGAGGCCGTCACGCTCACGCTCCCCTCGCAGGAGTACTCCCCGGCCTGGGACGTCGTGGTCGACACCGGCGGGGTGGCCGACAGCGGCCGGACGTACGCCGCCGGCGGCACCGTCGAGCTGCACGAGCGCTCGGTGCTCGTGCTGCGCGAGCACCACGAGCCCGAGGGCGAGCCCGACCACTCGGTCGCCGCCTCGCTCGCGGTCCAGGGCGGCGGCGCCAGCAACATCGACACCCGCGAGAACGCGCCCCTCGCCGGACCCGGTCAGCAGGCGGGGTCGCTGCTGTGA